TAAAAGTGTTTTGTATCTACAGCATGTGTGCAATGATCGATCGCTTCATTGAAGGCAACCAGACCACCTTCCACCTCGATCAAACCCTGAGCGTAGCCATCTCCAAAATACAGGCTGGGATCGATCAGCATTTTATAGAGCGTACTGCGATTGTGTATCACCGCACGAGCCCGGGGTGGAACAGGAGATGTGCTGATCACTGACCGATCCCAGAGCATGACTTCAATTTCTGGATTGCCAGCCTGATTCAGCATCGTCCGCATCAGCCAGCGGTCAAATGCCGTTGACTTCGATAGAGGGGAAGGGGAATTGCCAGAAAGCTCAGGCAGCATGGTCTGATTTTCCCTGCCCGGCGACTCGTCCCCGGGCTGGTTCTCTCCGGGAGCATGTTTGGGTGTCACTTCCGATTTGGGTGGATTCACTTTTGATCTCCCGAACTGTAACGATCAGAATCTCTCTGTAAATAAACGCTTTCAATTCCCTGTTTTTGAATTAATTATCTCTCTATGCCTGTGAGCTATTTTCGCAGTACTCTTGCGAATTTCAAATTATTTTTAGAATTCTCAACAGGAATCCTCCTTTTTTTATCGTTAGTTACATTTTCTACTTCAATTTTGATCAGATCTGAGGTGCCGGCAATCTTTTGACATTAACGATTGGATAAACTATTTCAGCAATCCTCTATTTTCGGCGAGATCCAGTTCCGCAGTACTGATTTCACATCACCGGTCGATAATACATGAACAATCTGCTAGCGATTATTTTTCTCGCTTCCAGCGACTCTTTTAGTATTTGGGCTTGGAAAGCACTGATCGGAAGTGCTACAATTCAATACATCAATAAACCTTGATCATTGATCCACACCAAAATCGCTCACCACAAAAACTCCACTAAACTCCTGCCTGTCCTTGAGAAAGGAATGCCGATGCTGTCAATCTGGGGACCAGAGAAGAAGCTCTGTGATCGTATTTCGCGGCGGGAAATTCTGAAAATTGGCGCTCTGGGACTGGGCGGAATGAGTCTGCCACAGTTACTTCAGGCGGAGTCACAATCGGGTAGCACTAAACGCCAAAAAGCGGTCATTATGATTTACATGTGTGGTGCTCCCTCGCATCAGGACATGTACGACCTGAAAATGGATGCCCCTGCAGAAATTCGTGGCGAGTTTCGACCGATCGAAACCCGTGTCCCCGGGTTCCAGATCTGCGAGCACCTACCTCGCTTGGGAAACATTGCCGATAAAATCATTCCCCTGCGTTCCGTGCATGGTTCCCCCAATGGTGCCCACGACTCCTTCATCTGCTATACCGGTCGTACCACCCGTAATCAGCCGGCTGGTGGCTGGCCTTCCATTGGTTCTGTCGTTTCAAAACTTCAGGGTCCTGCGAACCCTGCTGTTCCTCCGTTCGTCGGGCTTTCTCCCGACACGAGACATCCTCCCTATGGCTCTCCCGGTCTTCCCGGATTTCTGGGAGTCAGCAACTCCGCATTTCGTCCTTCGGGCCCCTCGCGTAAGAACATGGTTCTGAATGGGATCGATGAATCACGACTGAATGACCGCAAACAACTGCTGGCCTCTTTCGATCAGTTTAAGAGAGAAGCTGACTCCAGCGGTTCCATGCAGGGTATGGACGACATGAATCAGCAGGTGTTCAATATCCTGACTTCCAATCGACTGGTCAATGCACTTGACCTCTCTCAGGAAGATCCTGCCGTCCGCGAGCGCTACGGTAAAGGGGATTCAAGAAACTTCGGCGATGGTGCTCCCAGAAACCTGGAACATTTCCTGATGGCGCGACGTCTTGTCGAAGCTGGTGCCCGCATCGTCACTCTGAATTTCGGACGCTGGGATTTTCACAGTAACAATTTCGGTGGCTTGAAAGATACGCATCTCCCGCAGTTTGATCAGGGCTTAGCCACTTTGATCGAGGACCTGCATGAACGGGGCATGGCGGATGACGTCGCCGTGGTCGCCTGGGGAGAATTTGGCCGGACCCCAAAAATCAATAAAGATGGCGGACGCGATCACTGGCCCGCAGTGGGTGGTGGACTGCTGGCAGGCGGCGGATTTAAAACCGGTCAGGTCATCGGCAGCACCGATCGAATGGGAG
The sequence above is a segment of the Gimesia algae genome. Coding sequences within it:
- a CDS encoding DUF1501 domain-containing protein, whose protein sequence is MLSIWGPEKKLCDRISRREILKIGALGLGGMSLPQLLQAESQSGSTKRQKAVIMIYMCGAPSHQDMYDLKMDAPAEIRGEFRPIETRVPGFQICEHLPRLGNIADKIIPLRSVHGSPNGAHDSFICYTGRTTRNQPAGGWPSIGSVVSKLQGPANPAVPPFVGLSPDTRHPPYGSPGLPGFLGVSNSAFRPSGPSRKNMVLNGIDESRLNDRKQLLASFDQFKREADSSGSMQGMDDMNQQVFNILTSNRLVNALDLSQEDPAVRERYGKGDSRNFGDGAPRNLEHFLMARRLVEAGARIVTLNFGRWDFHSNNFGGLKDTHLPQFDQGLATLIEDLHERGMADDVAVVAWGEFGRTPKINKDGGRDHWPAVGGGLLAGGGFKTGQVIGSTDRMGAQVADRPIHFGEVFATLYRHLGIDYNTAPIQDLSGRPHYLVDGYDPLPEVF